GTAATCCTACATATATAAAAGGTCCAAACGTTCAGCCCGAACCCAGTCTAAGAATTGCATAAATAACCCGCTGAATCAAATATTGTATAAGTTAATATTGCATACGATCCTAGAGTCCactgatttttaaaaatattttatcgaATTAGGATTTAGGTCTAAACATTGCTAATGAGGAGACACAAGATGCACATCACAAGACAAAATCAAACAGACGACGGAGTTGATGAAAATATTTATTGATACACGACTTATGATCTTGGCCTCTCGGCTTTGCCTTTGTATAAGGCTAACAGGGAAACGTTGGCTACTTTCACAACTTTGAAACGGACTCCGGGGATATCGCCAACAGCATGACCAGCACGACCAAATCCAGCCACAAGAACTTCATCGTTTTCCTaggataaatatgtatatatatatatagtgattagacttgttgtgtgtgtgcatgttcagTCTTAATTTCGACACCACACACCTAGCCAACAGCAAACGTTCATAGGTTCCACAAAAGGGTCACAAATAAAGGAGTCTACAGGCAAGAGCAGATGCAGtcatccctccaccctccccttaaCAGCACCACAAAACTAAGGCAGTACTTCTGAAGCCAGGTGTATGTACTGATCGAACAAAAACGGTATCAGAAGCAGCTAGAGCTTGCAAGTTATTTTCTCTAGCAGACAACCTGGCCCTTCTTGGATGTCCTGTCTACACTAGTGTACATGTTTATGTCGGAAGACCAGGGTCTCCAGATTCTGGTCCAAATATCTTAGAGATATTAAACTGAGTTTGAACTGAAACTGTATGGTATCCTACTATAAGCTTGGGGTGAGCGACTGAGACTTCCCATTTTTacatcctattgtttgcactgaagcGCCTATATTACCCCAGGCAGTGATGAATATAACCACTAGAGTCCAGTGACATCAGCGAGGATATCTCAAGGGTTACAACAACATAGTACTACTGTAGCCATGGGAGAGGTACAGTGCATTTACTGAAAGATCGGATGAATATTTTCAGAAGGGCTAACTCATTAGCAACACGGCATTTAAACTTTACTCAGAGGAAGCCTATAGATAATGTGCCTACAAAGGTTGATATGATGGGTAGACAACTGCTATTTACAAATGTATACGTTTAGAAGTAGTGCCTTGCTTAATGTTCTCCTGTCACTCCCTAAATCACACGTTTAGATCTAGAGCCTTGCTTAATGTTCTCCTGTCACTCcctaaatcacaaattgcgagcaaCCTACCTTCTTGAAATTATAGCAACTGCTAGTATTTAACAAACTGGTTTACTATGTAACATCTATAGTGAATGTTAAACATGAACCAACAAGTTTGTAGCCAGACATTCAATCAAACACCTAGTAACCTGTATTCACATAATCCACCACTACGCCTATAAATTTAAATTGGGTAGAGAAAGCCGGACACCTAATCTAGTAATAGCCAGATTAGAAtaatgtgcaaaacaagtgccgtCTAAGAACAAATTGTTCCTTCAACTTGGCTCAAAATAAACTAACAAGAGGAGAAATTTCGATGGGTTGGCCAAAATGCAAACCCCGATGGGCCCGAAAAGGAGGGCAAATTGCAGGCTTTAAAGATTGCCAAGGAGGAAGAACTTCAACATTGGAAAGTATATGTATATGGCCTCAGACTGGAAAATATTAAAGATATGGAGCTTAGCATTAGAAAGCGATCTTTAATCCCAACCACTTTATATACAAGAGTAAATAGTAAATAAGGAATAGTTGCGGGAAATTGATATGAAGCTATTTTGTGACTAGCACAGGCAAATTAAGGTGCTCTGCCTGTATCTTTGGACCAGAATGCCATCAGATAACTACACTGAGCCGAAGTTGCTAACATTGCAATTTACAAGCACTTTCCATCTTGCTGTATTAAAGGGATAGATGCTTCTCTCAATTAATGTAACTTGAAAATAAACAGCTTTCTGAAGGAGGCGTGGGCGAAGGCAAGCTATGTGTTCAAGGAGTGTTGATGTTGGCATTGGAGACCTGATAATAGTTCAGTTGCACTTAACTGCACCCGATCTTTGGGCCTCATTTATCTTTATCCATTCACCAATCTGCATCACTAAATGGTTTTGGTCTAATGAGCCAAACCAACAGGGATGAAACCCAATGTGAAGGCTCAACATATAACCTGAAATAAATACAGAAGCGCAATCGATATATGAAAGGTGGGCCAAATACCCAAGCTtctttacaaccccccccccacaaaaaaaaataaactcccAGTCCAAAAACAAGCTAAGGAGGCATCCCATTACAATTTACAAGAAGCAACACGGTTTGCAAATTAAGATGTTGAATTTATACCTCAATGAAGTTCAAGCAACCATCGTTGGGAACGAAAGCTGTGATTTTCTTGCAGTTCTTGATCAGCTGCACTCGGACACACTTCCTGATAGCGGAGTTAGGCTGCTTAGCCTCTACGCCACTGAAACAGAAAATTAAGTTAATgaccagaaaaaaaaacgaaaacaacaacaacaaaaaaagacattTGGTCCCCTACACGTTACTCCCAGACCTGCCCAAACAATGCTGGACAAAAACCCACACGAAATTATGGGTGAGAAAGATGTCCAACTTTATTTCTATGCCCTCCCCCAGTCTTTATTGATCAGGCTCCGGAAAACGAAGAGTATAAAAATAACTAAGATAGCAACTTAAGCAGTTTAAATCTGTGGCCGCGTATACCCCTACTCACCACACCTTTAATGAGTTTTAAactgaataaataaaatattagtGATGCTGAAGCAGCGGGTATTACACTTCCTGCTAATAGtggatacaaaataaaataatgtaggtTTGTTGCAATTTGCTTTCGGGTGAAACACATTCCCGCTCACGTTGCCATCAATTTCTGCATTCATGTATCACCCATTTGCTTGGTATTAAACTCATGTAAAGGGGGGCACTTGGAGCGATAGTATGCAGGGTGTTCAACGTTAATAAGGTTTTACATGTTTGTAGTTTGGCAAACTGGTATTTTTATGAACAATCGTCTAACCTTTCTAATCTGTGCCAGATGAACTACAGACTGGTTATTTAAGCCATGTACTCCATTCTGCGACTGCTGACCAAGGACACAACTACAATATCCACACTAACAACCAGCAATAAAGATTCAACACTACTCCAGTCATGAGGTCTACACGACCTTTGTATGAAAACTTGTGAGCACATGAGCCCAAGAACAAACTATTTTTAATGCAGGAATTTGTAGATGCAGAAAAGTTTCACCCACTTGGGAAAACAGCAAGTTTTCAAAAGACAGACACGGCTgaataaaataaaccaaaaaacGTGAACACCCTGTTTCATAGGTCGATCTATGTCAGCAAACCGGAAATTAAGCGCAAAATTAAGAAATGTGTTTACTGTTGCCTCGAATTTTCAAGGAAGGTTTATTTGCAGAGCAATAGTGCAAGACAGCCACAATTCAGAATCCAATAGGAAGTTAGTCTATCATAGGCACGTTTAAATCCGGATTATCCAAAGAGTagattgtgagctactggtagctccccAGCTACCCACAAGGAGCTCTCATGTATGCAGCCCAGCCCACTAAATTCGAAGATTTTGCTTGGCTGCAGTAATGTGTTTATCGAAAGTTAAAAGCGTACGTTTGAGACATAAATGTACGTATTTTCACAACTCGTAACCTGATGTTTGTAGAAAAATGGCTGGATTTAAAAAATATGTGCAGGTAATAACTGATAAATTATGTGGTGCTCGAGAAGTATTACTGTTGGTGACAGCGCATTACAGCTATGGAAGTTATGTATTACCCACGTAGATTTAttccacatcactttttttttttttttttttttttttagttttacaggACCCAACACCATGCCTGATGAACTGAGGTGATTACTGCTAGTAGTCTTGTATTTGGCAGCCACTGATGTAATCTTGCCTTGTCATGGTTACAACAATAGTAGCTGGTGATAATTGTATTGAACTTGAAGACTTAAAGAACgtattgccaaaaaaaaaaaaaaggaaaaaaaaaacaaaagactgaGCCCTCTGGTTTAAAAACAGGTTACATTTACTTTTGTATTGTCTTACATATTACTCTTGATTTGAAGTATAATAATTCATACATATGCAGCAGCTCTGCAAAGAACTGAAAATGAATACTATTAGTGACGACGGTAAACATTGTATTTCCTTGCTCCGGTCTGAGGGCACGCAGGCTTTAGGATCTCTAGTGACATGCACTTCTGCGGGCCTGCCACTGTATTAATTCCGCGGAAATTAAATGAAGAGTCATATTTGAAGCTTTCTTATAGTACACATTACTCCGACAAATAACCACCGAGAACTATATAGTCGGTTGGTCACCACAGCCTGTGCCCGAGTAGAGAACCTCCATGAATTGGCGTTCTTAACCTAACAGACCATCAAAAACTTACTAAAGAGTACTGATGACAGAACCTACATCAGAGGGCCTCTGTATCAGGTTACTGAGGAGGGGCAAACCAGGAATTACTCACCGTTAAGAATGATACGTTTATTCAAATTACATTTGATGGGGGGGATGTACTATTTCcacgaaacaaaaaaaaaatccagatgcTTAGACCTCAATTTAACAGTCTAATACTGTTCTTAAAGAAAGGCAACAAACCAGACTGCTAGTCCCGACACAGGCAAATGCACCTTTCATATACTCACACTTTTTCTAAAACGATTCCCTTGGCGTGAGATGCTCCTCCAAAGGGGTTGGCCTTCAGCGCAGTACCCAGATTAGCCTTCTTGTATTGTTTGTCATGCCATTTCTGTTCACGGCGGTGAATGCGAAGCTTTCTAGCTGTACGAAGTCCACGGCACTTCCCTAAAACAAGGACATTTAGAACATTCTGCATATTAGTTTCTAGGTACTGAACATTGATACTGCATGAGACTTAAGTTGGGAACTTAACGCTCCGATTCACCTGTGTATGAAATTCTATTTGCAAGAACATTTATTACATGCTATTAGATGGTTCCCTTCCAAGTTCCCTGTTGTACGACACTACGATTTGTTTTTGAACTTTCTTGGAATGCATGTCGACTAGAAAATGGTACATATGCAATATTACTAACAgggatgaaaatatatatatatattttgctaccACCCGTAGACATATCACAATTTTAACTAGATAGGGTGATTCGGGGGCATGTTTTGAAGGTGATGGCATGTCTTATTGTGTTAGAAGTAGACCTACTAAACTGAGGACGTTTTCTACGCGAGGGCTGCAGTAGTCGGCGACAGACTAAACGGGCGTGGCGTGCACTCTTGCCTTCTTGCGCCCATCAGTTCTGTCAACTTATGCTCACAAGGGACAAGTTCGCATTATTAATGCCTCGTTGGATAAATGGGTACCGCTTAACTTGGTACCCTAGTTAGGCAAAGGGGCTAAATAGAACATGTGAGCTTTGCACAGCACATGGGAAATAGGCCTGAAATTACATTAGAGAAAACGAACTGTGAAGACCGAAATATGTTTTAGTGTTAGCGACTTACTACTGTCATGTACTATGACCTAGAATTAAATTCTGAATATACTAAATGGGCAAcgcgtagctttttttttttttttttacttggtcaCTATTAACTATTTTTACAACTGCTGTTAAGGGTGATTAGACACAGTCAAGTGCATAAGTAGGGAATCCATAAAGAACATGGCATTCCCAGTGAGCTCCAGTATAAATATAGAAATGGTAATAGGTGTGCGCGCAGGTGGCTGCGATGATCTTTgctaagataaaaaaagaaaaaaaaaaaaagaaatcagatgAAGATGTCACCGGCCTCTAATTGAACGGGGAACAATCAGTCAACGATACTAGGTTTTTCAACATTTAAGAACTCGCAGAAGCAGCCACCCAATACTTACAGCATAGCTTCCCTCAATGCTCTAGTAGAAACTAAACGAACCCGAAAAATCTTTTCTCTTCCAAATGAACAATGAAATTTAGCAAAGTGGCGACTTTGTGGTTACTAACTTTCAGGAAAATCTTTAGTCAATGTGAACCCTAAATCTATCAACATAAAAGAAGGGCTAAATTAAAGAAAATTGGTGACACTTGCAAAACGTATTTGGTTTTCAAACCCAGTAAACAAAACGGTAAATAGCATGTGGCGACTTTGTGGTTGCTAACTTTCAGGAAAATCTTTTGTCAAGGTGAACCCCAAGTCTTTCAACATAAAAAAGGGCTAAATTATGTAAATTGGTGATACTTGCTAAACGTATTTGGCTTTCAAACCCAGTAAACAGCATTCTAAAAGTGGGATGACAGTGCTACGTGTGCAATGGCACCAGGGCTCAGGCCTCTGAGGTTCCATGTACAACCCTATGATGAAGTTTCTTACTACCCAGCAAGGGCCAGAATAGGCTTGCAACAGAGCCGATGGTACCATTGCATACCATGTTGCAAATAAATTTAAGATTTTATCAGCACGTGGAAAAAGGTACAGGAAAATAGGATAATTTAATAAACGAAGCGTGCCTATACATACAAAGGGACACGGAAAATAGGAAATTACATCCGTAGTCCTACAAGTCAATCTACGCGAAGGACTGGACTTAATTGTGAAATATTATCTTTAGTTATAAACTACGAAAGCGTCTATTACACTATAAAAATTGTGTTTAAAGTTACAATCCTGCAGAGACTATCCCTTGGATGGCCCACCACCAGTCACACAACAGCCGCATGACGGCTCGGAGCAGGAAATGCTTGGTGATGGGCATTAACGAGTGTCTCCCAACGGCGTCTGGGCGCCCACGCAGACACAATGTTCAGTTCTCGGGCCGCCACATTGCAATCTCTCCAACACACGGTTAAAGAAATCGCGAAAAAACCGGGAGCTCGTACTCACCCATCGTGTCAGTTTCAAGCTACGGAGCGGAAAGAAAGAGACCCACAATTCACCGCGCGAAAAGAAGGCGAGCTAGGACCCGAGCCACGGGCAGCCGCGCCTGTGTGAAAATGTCACCCACAATTCTTCGCGGCGTAATTTAGGCTGCTTGTCTTTATAAACCCCGTCGAGTTAGGGGCCATGTTGGTGTAGGCGGAAGCATCGCTCACGTTGTCGCGACCCTCATGGTAGTGTCTGCGCTTAGCAGGTGACTCCAAAATTGTTGTGCCATCTACAAATGGTTCACTGAGAAGGTATACAACATTCTCATATGTCCCAAAAGAAAAGGGAGCGTTTCACATTTAACAGCCGCCCTTTCGTATCGTAATCCATTCTAGATAACCTGAATTTTATTTACACCGAGTGTCGGGACTGTTGCCTTCAAGTATGCAGGCACTAATAGAACAGGGAGCGATAGCAGCTAATTTATtgaggacactgaggcgaggattatgcttctctttccatgcttttttttttttacagcagcccataaaaaaaactttattaaaaaaaactacatttcccagttaAACATACTGAACACGTGACCAACCATAGAGTATCCACCAATAAAACCTGGTGACATGAATACATGGCCTCTTTCTTTGCAACTGAAACTCCACAAAGTCCCAACCTGAGATAAACCAACAAACATGAACAGTcccagattctatgtcaggactggaggcttccgattatgctatctctttctttactgtcagcACACAGCATCCAATAAAAAACATAACTACATTTCTCAAGATCATACAGCCTCGTTATGACCCCCATCAGGGCCCACCATCTGGTATATATGTCTTTTACACGAGagtccttcctttttctttgctgcttcatGCAGAGCTAAGTACTTTCATTTTCATCTGTTATTTGcatggtgtattttgtgtgattCTCGCTTGTGGCGTGGCTTGTTTGCCTTCAGGCGCCTTGTTTTTTTTATCAGCCGCTTGTAGTTGCGGCGATCCTGCCTTTATATTTATCGGCGTTAGTTTAGCCGTTTAGGAGTGTGCCGGTGAGGAGTGCTGGGGCGGCCGCGCTATATGCAGCTCAATCCTCTCTCTGTTTTTGGTCTCGCACATGCACATGAACTTGTTTTCTAGTTCAGTGCGAGCACGTTTTTCAACATCAGAGAAGCAGGTCATTAGAGCTCGTGTGCCCCCCGTCTCTAGGTTTTTTTTGGGTGCCGCCTCCTCTACAATTAATATTATAATAGTATACGattttcatattattattattagatttcTCTTCCATCAGAAAAATACCGGCTGGGAGAGTTTCTCCCTCTTTTTTCAGCACCTGGGTGTTCCttacccccccgccccccctcctgCTTAATTACAGTGCTTTGggacctctaagatatttttgcacCGTGAATTAAATATGGCACAATATCATGAAGATGATCAATATGGGGTTTATGATGCTGGATAGTATGATCAGCATATGGAGGAGTGCTTGGTGGAAGCTCTTGACTTCCACATGCAAGATTCTGTAAATAAGGCCTTGGTGAAAGCTTTGCGCCCCTTTGCACAGCCTATCTTCAACTTTGGGGTCAGGCGCTTTGGCGCAGGCTCGGGGAAACCCAGCCCCACAGAGGTCAATATAAATGAGCTTGGCCCGTCATCTTCGTATGACACTTTAAATCAATCCATCAATGCGATCTTAAATGACCATGAGTATGAAGCTTTAAGAAGCCATAAGGATACTCTGTCCTCTCTGACTAACCAGAACACGTCTGGTGATTCCAATTCTTCTGATTCTGATGATAAATCGTCCCCTGACAAAACCCAAAACAAACGCAAATGCAAGACACGTCATGCTGAGGATCCTTTTAGCTCTCAGTCTAATAAGAACGTACTTTTTGACCCTGAGGCTTTAACACATCCCAGATCGATGGAATACCCCACTTGTCAGGAAGTGGCTTTGTATGTTGAGTCTCAACGTAGGAgaagttttgaaaaatacattcGCATCAAATTCCGTTCTGAATTCCCTCGCCCGGCCTATCGGCAAGGTAGCGGAAACTCCTGAACTGGATCCCCACATGGTTACTTTTCTTAAAAAGTAGGATAAGGACCCTAAAAAGGTATTGATAGGGCCTGTAGGGGCTGTCAAGACAAATTGTTGGACATTTCTGATCCCCTCACAAAGATCCTTGATTTGGCGGTTCAAGCCAAAGGATCTCACGGTTCCATTGATCCCGACGTCCTGCTTGAATGGGCCCAAAGGACCATTTGTTTACTAGGCAATGCTAACTGTTCTATCTCCATTGAGTGCAGGAAGTCTCTCCTGCTTCGCATTGACCCTAAGTTGGTGGAATTAGCCCCTTCTGATGCTGGCCCTGCAGCTAATGGACTTCTTTTTGGCGACAAATCCGTTAAAGACCTTGCCAAGTATGTGGCTACTTTTTCGGCTTTGGATTAAGCCCAAACCTCTATCAAGAAGGTCTTCAATAGTGTTTTTTTTCGCAGGGCCGGACGCTTCGGGGATTGAGCACCAGGCCGCATCAATTATAAGACCTCGCGTCCCTATTACAGAGGCAGGGGTAACTCCAACTTCTAAAACAACTCCAACTATCCCTCAAGAGGCAGCGGTTACAGAGGCCGTAATCTGAGAGGACCTCACAGAGAAGGACAATATAACCAAGTTTCCTCTCAATCATGTAACGCTTCTTTCTTCCAAGGAAATTTTGTTGGGGGGCAGAGTGAGTTTACTTGTGCACAATTGGGCATTAATCACATAGGATGCATGGGTTTTGGAGACCGTTGCAGGTTACCGTTTGGAGTTTTACTCAACTCCCGAGCAAACCTTCACCCCTCATCCTCTCAGTTTTTCCCAACTAGAGATAAATTTTATAGATCAGGAAATAGAAGCTCTTCTTCAGGAAGGGGCCATTGTTCCTTCttcccctcaccccagggggtttaTCAGTACTATCTTTCTGGTCCAAAAGAAAGGAGGGGGTTTTCGCCTAGTGCTCAATCTGCGACACTTCAACGCATGGATTGTGTATCGTCATTTCACGGCGCAGGAGAGACGTCTAGTTCTTCTCCACCTTTCATGGACAATTCAGCTGCTTCAGGATTTGGGCTTCATTACAAACTTGGAGAAGTCCCAGTTAGAACCCTCTCAAAAGATAGAGTTTCTAGGCTTCAAGATAGACTCCATTTTGTCCCAATTGAAACTCCCTTTGACCAAGAGACTTgctatcaagaaggagttgaagaGAGCATTGTCTGCtccttcgatttccttgagggttctTGCCCGACTGGTGGTCCTCCTAGCTTTgtccattcaggccattttccaGGGTCCCCTACATTATCGggcccttcagagattgaagattatGCATCTTCGAAAGGGGCTTTCTTACTCGGAACTGATTGTTTTATCTCAGGAAGCCAGGACGGTGCTCCCAGGAAGCCAGGACGGTGCTCCAATGGTGGTTAGCTCACATGGACGCTTAGAACGACAGAGCAATTTTTGCCGCTGTTCCAGTGGTGGTCatggaatcggatgccagcagatggggctggggagccaggtGTGGACATATATAGAaagggggttggtggtccccagaggAACTTCGGttacatatcaattgtctggaacttttGGCAGGTTAATTTGCGgtgaagactctgggggtcattctaaccctggcggtcggtgaccgccagggctaaaatgacggaagcaccgccaacaggctggcggtgcttcccagcccattctgaccgcggcggtaaagccgcggtcagaaaaggggatccggcggtttcccgccggatttccccttgctgggctgaatctccatggcggcgctgcaagcagcgccgccatggagattccgaccccctt
The genomic region above belongs to Pleurodeles waltl isolate 20211129_DDA chromosome 1_1, aPleWal1.hap1.20221129, whole genome shotgun sequence and contains:
- the RPS23 gene encoding small ribosomal subunit protein uS12, encoding MGKCRGLRTARKLRIHRREQKWHDKQYKKANLGTALKANPFGGASHAKGIVLEKVGVEAKQPNSAIRKCVRVQLIKNCKKITAFVPNDGCLNFIEENDEVLVAGFGRAGHAVGDIPGVRFKVVKVANVSLLALYKGKAERPRS